One window from the genome of Podospora pseudocomata strain CBS 415.72m chromosome 1 map unlocalized CBS415.72m_1.2, whole genome shotgun sequence encodes:
- the PFA4 gene encoding Palmitoyltransferase (COG:I; EggNog:ENOG503NYTE) has protein sequence MITHPLAGPQTPGLHLLYVPSVVALITFQGYFSQYLFNTSPDLRPGSLTFREHVTFNALLLCLWWTYYKACTVDPGRFVFSPSSDKKEEDKDDQKPNQNKRFCKKCQAFKPPRAHHCRHCARCIPRMDHHCPWTNNCLSLTTFPYFLRFLLYTNIALVYLSSLLYTRISVIWSDRHLPSYLGPSLFSLISITLLCLANFGTFFALFILLVTTLKSWVMNITLIEMWELDRHNALISKISSSSSNDYWTDDFDPASLSRIEFPYDLGFFSNMSQAMGTANFLRWFLPVGGGGPKLADQKKGGLGWEYEENGFNDWEGMWPPPDMEKERRSKQGGWAYKKQEQEMPDDYYYGGEDIKAAFERRQQEDFARRRRIQQLQGQSGVIGELEEDEDEREWTGKTGWKNSDGDRLWDYGVDEDAEDDYVARERVVGDGDDDDDDVPLAELIRRRKVLAKQEDDT, from the coding sequence ATGATAACACATCCCCTCGCCGGTCCGCAGACCCCGGGCTTGCACCTCCTCTACGTCCCCTCCGTCGTCGCTCTTATAACCTTCCAGGGGTACTTCTCCCAGTacctcttcaacacctcccccgatCTACGTCCCGGATCTCTCACCTTTCGAGAGCATGTAACTTTCAATGCTCTCCTTCTCTGCCTCTGGTGGACATACTACAAAGCCTGCACAGTCGACCCAGGCCGCttcgtcttctccccctcctcggacaagaaggaggaggacaaaGACGACCAAAAGCCAAACCAGAATAAACGCTTCTGCAAGAAATGCCAGGCCTTTAAACCTCCCCGAGCCCACCACTGCCGCCACTGCGCCCGCTGCATCCCCCGTATGGACCACCACTGCCCCTGGACCAACAactgtctctctctcaccaccttcccttacttcctccgcttcctcctctACACCAACATCGCCCTCGTATACCTCTCGAGTCTCCTCTACACCCGCATCAGCGTCATCTGGTCCGaccgccacctcccctcctacctcggcccctccctcttcagcctTATCTCGATAACCCTCCTCTGTCTCGCCAACTTTGGCACCTTCTTCGCGCtgttcatcctcctcgtcacaACCCTCAAATCATGGGTCATGAATATCACCTTGATCGAAATGTGGGAGCTCGACCGTCACAATGCTCTGATATCCAAGAtatcgtcctcgtcgagcAATGACTATTGGACTGACGACTTCGATCCTGCCTCGCTGTCCCGGATCGAGTTCCCTTACGACTTGGGATTTTTCAGCAATATGAGCCAGGCGATGGGGACTGCGAATTTTCTCAGGTGGTTTTTGCCtgttggtggcggtggtccGAAGTTGGCTGATCAAAAGAAGGGAGGGCTGGGGTGGGAGTATGAGGAGAACGGGTTTAATGACTGGGAGGGGATGTGGCCGCCACCCGatatggagaaggagaggaggtctAAGCAGGGTGGGTGGGCGTATAAGAAGCAGGAACAAGAAATGCCTGATGATTACTATtatggtggggaggatatCAAGGCTGCTTTTGAGAGGAGGCAGCAGGAGGATTTTgcaaggaggcggaggataCAGCAACTTCAAGGGCAGTCGGGGGTAATAGGAgagttggaagaggatgaagacgagaGGGAGTGGACTGGGAAGACGGGGTGGAAGAACAGTGATGGAGATAGGCTGTGGGACTATggagttgatgaggatgCGGAAGATGACTATGTTGCAagagagagggtggtgggagatggtgatgatgatgatgatgatgtacCACTTGCTGAGCTGATACGGAGGAGGAAAGTGCTGGCAAAGCAGGAGGATGATACATGA
- a CDS encoding uncharacterized protein (COG:D; EggNog:ENOG503NVG0), which produces MASTTYHSSADETFFVEDEAAQRMTMRDAGRMIARNKQEMIANELSRLAHDEYLEDIMKHMRHMEDETLPDANLIDMQREIQWFMRPYLIDFLIEAHAAFSLLPETLFLTVNLLDRYCSKRVVYKQHYQLVGCAALLIAAKYGDKKDRVPQINELNNMCCGLYDAGMFTQMEMHVLNTLDWNIGHPTVDFFTQLIVAEERDGREVEHMAAYICEIALYHRDFVSTKPSIMARASLALARAILSKPEVNDGEWDHTENVTLLTLSQHLHQPSVTLARKYSSAYYSKVSGKLADFLAQQAAISRRGPPSPPVEPTSLSTKTADIYSTPHKGLGAGPGVADGYMTPPITPDGNCFGHNQAMIKGYQAPPRCPVTPTPQPNHVQPYPQQQQQQPQHMAGASYFEGPTSHMAY; this is translated from the coding sequence ATGGCATCCACCACCTATCACTCATCAGCCGATGAGACCTTCTtcgtcgaggacgaggccgCCCAGCGCATGACCATGCGCGACGCCGGCCGGATGATCGCCCGCAACAAGCAAGAGATGATCGCCAACGAGCTCTCGAGACTGGCCCACGACGAGTACCTGGAGGATATCATGAAGCACATGCGTCACATGGAGGACGAGACGTTGCCGGATGCCAACTTGATCGACATGCAGAGGGAGATCCAATGGTTTATGAGACCGTATCTCATCGACTTTCTCATCGAAGCCCATGCCGCcttctctctccttcccgagaccctcttcctcaccgtCAACCTTCTCGATCGGTACTGCTCCAAGCGTGTCGTCTACAAGCAACACTATCAACTCGTCGGCTGCGCTGCTCTCCTCATTGCCGCCAAGTACGGCGACAAGAAGGACAGAGTACCTCAGATCAACGAGCTTAACAACATGTGTTGCGGACTCTACGATGCGGGCATGTTTACCCAGATGGAGATGCACGTCCTCAACACCCTGGACTGGAACATTGGCCACCCGACGGTCGACTTCTTCACCCAGTTGATTGTGGCCGAAGAGCGTGATGGCAGAGAGGTTGAGCACATGGCGGCCTACATTTGCGAGATCGCCTTGTACCACCGGGATTTTGTGTCGACGAAGCCTTCGATTATGGCTCGGGCTTCTCTCGCGCTCGCCCGTGCCATCCTCAGCAAGCCCGAGGTCAACGATGGAGAGTGGGACCACACCGAGAACGTGACTCTACTCACCCTCTCGCAGCATCTTCATCAGCCATCCGTCACCCTAGCCCGCAAGTACTCGAGCGCCTACTACTCCAAGGTCTCTGGCAAGCTCGCAGACTTCCTTGCCCAACAAGCGGCCATCTCTCGCCGAggacccccatctccccctgTCGAGCCAACGTCGCTCTCCACCAAGACTGCCGACATCTACAGCACCCCACACAAGGGACTCGGCGCTGGGCCCGGCGTTGCTGATGGTTACATgacccctcccatcacccccgaCGGTAATTGCTTCGGCCACAACCAAGCGATGATCAAGGGTTACCAAGCGCCACCACGATGCCCAGTcaccccaacaccccaaCCGAATCACGTTCAGCCGTacccacagcaacaacaacaacaaccacaacataTGGCCGGGGCATCTTACTTTGAGGGCCCAACAAGCCATATGGCCTACTGA